The genomic DNA AGACAGGTAAACTGCCGCGATAAACAATGAATTCAGCAATAAAACCAACCATCCCTGGAATACCAGCACTTGCCATTGCCCCGACAACCATGAGGCTGCCAATTAAGGGCAAGCCGCGCTCGGGGCTTAGCAGACCTCGCAACACATTAATATCTCGCGTTCCCGTCTTGGCATAAACAACCCCAACCAGCAAAAACAGCAGGGCTGAAATGAGACCGTGACTAACCATCTGAGCAATTGCTCCCGTCAGGCTAAGCGGCGTTGCTGCGGCTGCCGCTAAAATCACAAAGCCCATGTGCCCAACTGAGCTGTAAGCCACGATCTTCTTCATGTCGGTTTGGGCAATTGCCGCAAAAGAGCCATAGAGCACACTGATAACCGCGATCGTTGCTAATCCAGGAGCCAAAACCTGCCAGGCATCGGGAAATAGCCCCAAACCAAAGCGCAGCATTCCGTAGGTTCCCAGCTTCAGCAACACCCCTGCTAGCAATACTGAGGCAGGAGTCGGGGCTTCGACGTGAGCATCCGGCAACCAGGTGTGAAGCGGGACAACTGGAACTTTGATACCAAATCCCACCAGGAGTGTAATCAGCAGCACTAGTTGCGAAGCCATCGGGAGAGTCTGCGATCGAACCACTTCATAATCAAAGCTATCAAAGCCAGAGAGCAGGGATAGTCCAAAAAAAGCAGCAAGAATTACGACTCCTGAAAATGCCGTGTAGATCAAAAACTTCGTGGCTGCGTACCCTCGTCTTGCACCGCCCCAGATCGCAATAATCAGGTAAAGCGGAATCAATTCGACTTCATAAAACAGAAAAAACAGCAGCAGGTTTTGCGCCAAGAATGCCCCTGAAACGGCTCCACTTAGCAGCAGGATAAGACTGTAATAAAGCTTAGGGCGGTTAATTTGAACATCACTACTGTAAAGGGCAATCCAGGTGAGCAAGCCATTCATCAGCAGGAGCGGCATTGATAAGCCGTCAACGCCCAACTCATAGCTTAATCCTAGGCTTTCGATCCAGGGCAGTGACTCCTGAAACTGCATTCCGGTTGCGCCTAAATCAAACTGGTAAGACAAATAAATCGACCAAACAATCACAAAACTCGTCAGTACCAGTGAAACTTGACGGGCTCTTTCAGGCAGCTTGGATTCGGGCAGCAAACAAATGAGAGCAACTCCCAGGAACGGAACCCAAACAAAGGTACTCAGCATCACAATAGACGGCTCCTTCCAGCAGATAGCGCAATAACAACGAGAGAGGAGAGAGAACGAGCAGATCAAACTCCTACATCAGCCCACCCAGGCAGCCCAACTCATCAAGGTTAGAGCCAGGAAAACGCCGACAAAAAGGCTGAGGAGATAATTGCGAGACTGTCCCGAAATCGTGTACTTCAGACTCTCGCCACTAAAGATTGAGGCAACCCCCACAAAGTTCACCAGCCCATCAATGATATAGCGATCGAACCAGGCAGTGAACCGCGACCCTTGTACAACTCCAAAAACAACGCTGAGCTTGTAGAGTCGGTCAATAAAAAAGTCGTATGCCAGCATCTCTCGGGCAGCTGTCCAAACAACATTGATTGGTTTTGAAACATTTGGATTCAGGTAAGTCAACGCGCCAAAACCAGCACCCAGAACACCAGACCCTAACAGCAGTGTAATTGCGATCGGATTAATAGCCGCCAAATCAGGCAAAATTTGCCACTGGTTCAGGAGCAGCGGTAGGAGCAGCGTAAACACCGCCAGTGTCACCATTGGTACTGCCATCAGCCAAGGCACTTCGGGCGCTCGCCGAGTCTTCGGTTGGGGCTGTCCCCAAAATACCAAACCAAATACGCGGACTAAGTTGAAAGCAGTTAAGCCGTTTACAATCACCAGAACGGAAACTAGCCAGGGTGACACTGCCCAAACGCCATCCGCCCACTCCACCATCGCCCAGAAGCTACCGAGCGGCAGCAAAGCAACCGAAGCCAGTGAACCAACTACGTAAGCCATTGTTGTTGCAGGCATCCGGGAAGCTAGCCCTCCCATTTCCGTCAAGTCTTGCGTGCTCGTGGTCAGGATAATCGAACCAACGCTCATAAATAGAAGCGCTTTGGCAATCCCATGTGCCAGCAGCAGCAGCAAGGCAACTTCATCCTGCTGAGTTCCAACAGCCAGAAAAACTAGCCCTAGATAAGCACTCGTTGAATGAGATAGCGTCCGTTTGATATCAATTTGGGCGATCGACACGAGAGAAGCCCCGATCGCTGTCAACGTTCCCAACACCATCAAGGTAGTCAATGTGATGGGAGAAAGGGCTAACACAGGCTGAAGCTTGATTAAGAAAAAGGCTCCGCAGGCAACTACAACTGAGTTTCTCAAGATGGAAGCGGGATTTGGTCCCTCCATCGCCTCGTCCAGCCAAAGGTTCAACGGAAATTGAGCACACTTTCCAGTCGGACCTGCTAGCAGCGCTAACCCTAGTAATGTCGCCACAAGCGTCGGCAGCTGGACATTTTCTGCCCAAAGTGCCAAATGGGTAAAGTCCATGCTTCCAGCTAAAGCAGAGAGAGCTACCACACCCATCAGCAGCAGCAAATCTCCAACTCGTTTTGTCAAGAAGGCATCTCGCGCCGCTGTTACCACAAGAGGCTGAGCATACCAGAAACCAACAAGCAGGTAAGTCGAGAGCGTGAGCATTTCCAGCAGGGCATAGCTGAGAAACAGTGAATCACTCAAGGCAATGCCGCTCATTGCTGCTTCAAAAAAGCCCATTAGGGCATAAAATCGCGCCAGCGCCCAATCTTTTTCTAAATAGCCTAGGGCAAATACTTGTGCTAGCAGACTCAGGGAAGTAATAAAAAAAGCTGCGCCAATACTGGATCGAGAAGTCTCAAGTGTGAGCCAAAGATCAAATCCGGGTACGCTAAACCAAGGAATCAACGATCGCATTGGTGGCTCGTCCCAAATTGCCCATAGCATCAAGCCACTATGCACAAGTGCCAGCACGGTCATAAGAATATTAAAATAAGCCGCGGGGCGAGAACCTGTCCGACGAATCAGACCAATCGACCAGGGCAAAGTCAAAATAGCACCAATTAGACCGTATACAGGAACCCACCAGCTAGTCTGGACGAGAAGCTGATCCATTTACGCTAAGTCCTTCAATAAAATAAGGCTTTGGTGATGTTGCAGGATAAATTCCGACTCAAACCAAGCCACAAAGACAAGGTTCTATCGGAACCTCACATCATACAAAAGTTTACACAAGTGTTAGCAGCCTTACATCAATCCATGTCTCCCAATCGGAGCAAAATGAATACGCTAGATGTAAGCACTTTGAATCGTTGTTCTCTTATTAGAAGAATACTAACATCTTATTGTTAAGCAGTATAACCAGTTTCACACATCACTGATGCTTCACAAATTGAGATAGATTCTCTGCAACAAATAACGCTCTGCTCAAAAAATGAGAAAATTGCGCTCAATAAACTTTTTCTTATAGATGATATAATTCAACCTATAGACCGTAGATTAAATTTGCAAGGAGTCAGGATTTAAGACTAAACAAAGTTCGCCTTTTTAAGCCCTTTCAGTAGCGGTCTTGGTAAGGTTCTCTAAATTCTCTCATCGCTTCCTTTGAAATTGAGATGAATGAATACAAACCAGTAATCCAGATCTGCCGCTTCAGTTGTACCAATTCCTAATTTATTAAGTAGAAGTTAAGTAGAAGTATGAGCTTGAAAGGCTAAATTTAATTAACTTGGGCTTGTCTTTCTTAAGTTACCTCACAACATCAAATAACATTGCCTTATAGTTGTAGCTTATATTAAGTATAAAAATTATCATCCTAGATTATATTGCAAAGGGTTCTCAATCCCTTGTATTCTAATCATGGGAATTCTAAGGTGCTTTCTGAAAATTTAAGAATTGGTCACTCCGTCAAAATTTTCAGATGCTAAATGCCATTTTCTTAACGCTTGCGGGAGATAAACAATGCCGATTGCTGTTGGAATGATTGAGACTAAGGGCTTCCCTGCCGTGGTGGAGGCAGCGGACGCAATGGTCAAAGCAGCAAGGGTTACCCTGGTTGGCTATGAAAAAATTGGCAGTGGGCTAGTGACTGTCATTGTGCGGGGAGACGTTTCAGAAGTGCAAGCGTCGATCGCCGCAGGGATTGAGAATGTCAAGCGTGTGAATGGAGGAGAAGTCGTCTCTACTCACATCATTGCTCGTCCCCATGAGAACTTGGAATATGTTCTGCCTATTCGTTATACAGAAGCGGTTGAACAGTTCCGTTCCTAGCAAATTGCTGCTGGGTTTTAACAAGTTGCTGAAACGATCGGCAAATTTACATCTAGACTGACTTTATTACTGGAAGGGAGAATCAAAATGGCTATTGCAGTTGGAATGGTTGAAACGCTAGGTTTCCCTGCTGTTGTCGAAGCAGCAGACGCAATGGTAAAAGCGGCTCGCGTTACCCTGGTCGGCTACGAAAAAATTGGTAGCGGTCGCGTTACCGTTATTGTCCGGGGAGACGTTTCAGAAGTGCAAGCCTCTGTTGCAGCAGGAATTGAGAACGTTAAGCGAGTGAATGGCGGACAGGTGCTTTCCACTCACATCATTGCTCGTCCTCATGAGAACCTGGAATATGTCCTGCCTATTCGCTACACCGAAGCGGTTGAAGCATTCCGTGAAAGTGTGAGCGGTATCCGCCCCATCAGCCGTTCCTAGTTGCTTAATACCTGATGCAAATTGCTAAGGTCTGCGGCACAGTTGTCAGCACTCAGAAAGAGCCGAGCCTGACTGGTGTGAAATTTTTGCTCGTGCAGTTCATAGACAAAGAAGGGCAGCTTTTGCCAGAGTATGAGGTGGCTGCTGACAGCGTTGGAGCAGGCATTGATGAGTGGGTCCTGATCAGTCGTGGTAGTGCGGCTCGTCAGACTCAGCGCGGGGAATCACGTCCGCTAGATGCATTGGTCGTTGGCATTATTGATACAGTTAGCGTCGATAATCAACGCCTTTACAGCAAGCGAGATCAGGAGCGTTAGGTTGCTTAATACAAAGAAAACTCTACGGATAAGTCTTGTGTTCAGCCCAGCATAACGCCTGGAACCTCTCTACGAGCATTTAGTGATTTCTGCTGGTGCTCGTAGCCTCAACCAACGTCGTACTAGTTCTCTGGCAACGGCTCATTGTGCTGTTGTTTCAGATGGGAGAAGTTTAGTTATGGTCGTCCGTGGCTCTGCCGCTCCGCCTACCCCTTGGTCTGGGAGTTTGGCACAACCCAGGATTGACGAGACTGCCTACGTTCATTCCTTCTCTAACATCATTGGAAATGTGGCAATCGGTGCAAATGTGCTGGTCGCGCCAGGGACTTCCATCCGAGCCGATGAAGGAAGTCCTTTTTCCATAGGCGAAGGCAGTAACGTCCAAGATGGGGTTGTCATTCATGGGCTGGAACAGGGACGTGTATTAGGTGATGATCAACAAGAGTATTCCGTCTGGATTGGCAAGAATACTTCCATCACTCACATGGCCTTGATTCACGGTCCTGTCTATATCGGGGACGATTGTTTTATAGGGTTTCGCTCAACGATTTTTAATGCGCGCATCGGTGATGGCTCGATTGTCATGATGCATGCCTTGGTGCAAGATGTGGAAATCCCGCCCGGCAGATTTGTGCCGTCAGGATCGATCATTACCAGTCAGCAGCAAGCCGATCGCCTACCCGAAGTGCAGCCTACAGATATTCAGTTCGCGGCGCACGTTGTCGGTGTCAATAATGCCCTTCGGTCTGGCTATCACTGTGCCGAAAATGTCGCCTGTATTACGCCCATCCGACAACAGTTGGAGCGGGTTTATTCTCGCGATCATGCCGCAGGGTATCCGAATGAGTCCATTCCTTCTAGCCATACACAAGATCACATGCAATACACTACTCGTTTAGCTCCAGAAGTTGTGGAGCAGGTTCGTCAACTTTT from Trichocoleus sp. includes the following:
- a CDS encoding NAD(P)H-quinone oxidoreductase subunit F, with translation MDQLLVQTSWWVPVYGLIGAILTLPWSIGLIRRTGSRPAAYFNILMTVLALVHSGLMLWAIWDEPPMRSLIPWFSVPGFDLWLTLETSRSSIGAAFFITSLSLLAQVFALGYLEKDWALARFYALMGFFEAAMSGIALSDSLFLSYALLEMLTLSTYLLVGFWYAQPLVVTAARDAFLTKRVGDLLLLMGVVALSALAGSMDFTHLALWAENVQLPTLVATLLGLALLAGPTGKCAQFPLNLWLDEAMEGPNPASILRNSVVVACGAFFLIKLQPVLALSPITLTTLMVLGTLTAIGASLVSIAQIDIKRTLSHSTSAYLGLVFLAVGTQQDEVALLLLLAHGIAKALLFMSVGSIILTTSTQDLTEMGGLASRMPATTMAYVVGSLASVALLPLGSFWAMVEWADGVWAVSPWLVSVLVIVNGLTAFNLVRVFGLVFWGQPQPKTRRAPEVPWLMAVPMVTLAVFTLLLPLLLNQWQILPDLAAINPIAITLLLGSGVLGAGFGALTYLNPNVSKPINVVWTAAREMLAYDFFIDRLYKLSVVFGVVQGSRFTAWFDRYIIDGLVNFVGVASIFSGESLKYTISGQSRNYLLSLFVGVFLALTLMSWAAWVG
- a CDS encoding EutN/CcmL family microcompartment protein; this encodes MQIAKVCGTVVSTQKEPSLTGVKFLLVQFIDKEGQLLPEYEVAADSVGAGIDEWVLISRGSAARQTQRGESRPLDALVVGIIDTVSVDNQRLYSKRDQER
- a CDS encoding BMC domain-containing protein, with the translated sequence MPIAVGMIETKGFPAVVEAADAMVKAARVTLVGYEKIGSGLVTVIVRGDVSEVQASIAAGIENVKRVNGGEVVSTHIIARPHENLEYVLPIRYTEAVEQFRS
- a CDS encoding NADH-quinone oxidoreductase subunit M, which encodes MLSTFVWVPFLGVALICLLPESKLPERARQVSLVLTSFVIVWSIYLSYQFDLGATGMQFQESLPWIESLGLSYELGVDGLSMPLLLMNGLLTWIALYSSDVQINRPKLYYSLILLLSGAVSGAFLAQNLLLFFLFYEVELIPLYLIIAIWGGARRGYAATKFLIYTAFSGVVILAAFFGLSLLSGFDSFDYEVVRSQTLPMASQLVLLITLLVGFGIKVPVVPLHTWLPDAHVEAPTPASVLLAGVLLKLGTYGMLRFGLGLFPDAWQVLAPGLATIAVISVLYGSFAAIAQTDMKKIVAYSSVGHMGFVILAAAAATPLSLTGAIAQMVSHGLISALLFLLVGVVYAKTGTRDINVLRGLLSPERGLPLIGSLMVVGAMASAGIPGMVGFIAEFIVYRGSLPVFPVQTLLCMVGTGLTAVYFLILINKVFFGRLPDTLANLPRVRWQDRIPATIVAILIVFLGLQPNWIVYWSHQVTSSLGIDSPNRTTMIWAIPVAPVSTVDPGQEVDTPTAIVVPSVSGEMPAAS
- a CDS encoding carbon dioxide-concentrating mechanism protein CcmK, which codes for MAIAVGMVETLGFPAVVEAADAMVKAARVTLVGYEKIGSGRVTVIVRGDVSEVQASVAAGIENVKRVNGGQVLSTHIIARPHENLEYVLPIRYTEAVEAFRESVSGIRPISRS